In one Winogradskyella sp. MH6 genomic region, the following are encoded:
- a CDS encoding SusE domain-containing protein yields MMKKIKLILLLFVTVASFTACQQDDDLEFVANEAEGLMFNTSFLDNYVLNSSVSGNLAERFTWGSADFGVPTNITYYLQGATMSDFSDYVAGESLYDLGSNTANPEANEIPVTVGQMIALANAAGLDNNEGTNTGTLYFRLMAVIGDDGLPSYSAIQGLNVELQQETSGGGSGIEPSMWGIVGSGYNDWGSAGLDGVFYTTSEDNVFVAYANLIDGEIKFRANNDWGTNYGDTGADGTLDDGGDNIAVTAGSYKITMNLNDNTYTMEPFTWGVVGSGYNDWGATPDAKFYYDYTTDTFKVGVKLIDGEIKFRLNNDWGTNFGDTGADGTLEDGGDNIVVTAGFYNITLDFNNNAYTMETGNVFGIVGSGYNDWGATADYSFTQVQPDVYEAEIVELLDGEIKFRVNEDWGTNYGDTGADGTLDDGGDNIVVTAGLYRVKMDVANGTYELNKIQ; encoded by the coding sequence ATGATGAAAAAAATAAAATTAATTTTATTGCTATTTGTCACTGTGGCTAGCTTTACTGCTTGCCAGCAAGATGACGATTTAGAGTTTGTGGCAAATGAAGCAGAAGGACTGATGTTTAATACTTCATTTTTAGATAACTATGTATTAAACTCATCTGTTTCGGGGAATCTAGCTGAGCGTTTCACATGGGGAAGTGCCGATTTTGGGGTACCAACTAATATCACATACTATTTACAAGGCGCTACAATGTCTGATTTTTCAGATTACGTAGCAGGAGAAAGTCTTTATGATTTAGGAAGCAATACTGCAAATCCTGAAGCTAATGAAATACCTGTAACAGTTGGACAAATGATTGCATTAGCCAACGCTGCAGGATTAGACAATAATGAAGGTACAAATACAGGTACACTTTATTTCAGATTAATGGCGGTTATTGGTGATGACGGTTTACCATCTTATTCCGCTATTCAAGGACTTAATGTAGAATTACAACAAGAAACTTCAGGTGGAGGATCAGGAATTGAGCCTTCTATGTGGGGAATTGTTGGTTCTGGTTATAATGATTGGGGCAGTGCTGGTTTGGATGGTGTTTTTTACACTACTTCTGAAGACAATGTTTTTGTGGCTTATGCTAATTTAATTGACGGTGAAATCAAATTTAGAGCAAATAATGATTGGGGAACCAATTACGGAGACACAGGTGCTGACGGAACTTTAGATGATGGTGGTGACAACATCGCTGTTACTGCTGGTTCTTACAAAATAACTATGAATCTTAATGACAACACCTATACAATGGAACCTTTCACATGGGGAGTTGTAGGTTCTGGTTATAATGATTGGGGAGCTACTCCAGATGCTAAGTTCTATTACGATTATACAACAGACACTTTTAAAGTTGGTGTAAAATTAATTGATGGTGAAATTAAATTCCGTTTAAATAATGACTGGGGAACAAACTTTGGTGATACTGGTGCTGATGGCACTTTAGAAGATGGTGGTGATAATATTGTAGTTACTGCTGGATTCTATAATATTACTTTAGATTTCAACAATAATGCTTACACAATGGAAACTGGAAATGTTTTTGGTATTGTAGGTTCTGGTTATAACGACTGGGGAGCTACTGCTGATTATAGTTTCACACAAGTACAACCAGATGTATATGAAGCAGAAATTGTAGAACTGTTAGATGGTGAAATTAAATTTAGAGTTAATGAAGATTGGGGAACTAACTACGGTGACACTGGTGCTGATGGTACTTTAGACGATGGCGGAGATAATATTGTTGTTACAGCTGGCTTATACCGTGTAAAAATGGATGTTGCTAATGGCACCTATGAACTGAATAAAATTCAATAA
- a CDS encoding alpha-amylase family glycosyl hydrolase yields the protein MKKIYIFTLLAIFSLVGYSQVTITPNPFEVDESITITLNVNSTATDCNGLSNPSKVYLHSGVGDTTDPWTHVVGNWGMDDGIGEMTNQGGGIWTISFVPETYYGLSASEAANVVRMGMVFRSADGSQELKANGCQDFFFDVGTFQMSLSSPSSETTILNSGESLSISASNIGGPATYTLSANGSVIDTANFISSYSYTDMNITENKNYELTATLNGTTITRTFSVLVDPGSNFGIMTTDYEDGINYIDDNTALLVLYATGKDFVYLAGSFNNYQPDASYAMKKDPTRNNKFWIELTGLTPGQIETYQYWVVDKTPVANSPTLVKTADPYSTLVLSPFDDPYISTASYPNMPTYPAGQEREVTVLQTGQTPYNWQVTDFEKPKKEDLIVYELLVRDFDADRNYQDIIDRIDYFKNLNINAIELMPVMEYEGNESWGYNTSFHMALDKFYGTEEKFKELIDVCHQNGIAVILDLAFNHAFGRNPMVRMWMDDPDGDGWGGPSSDNPYFNQVATHTYSVGNDFDHSNPRTKDFVKSTLKHWIQEFKIDGIRWDLTKGFTQNCSASNEGCTNSYQQDRVDVLKEYADYSWSLDPDHYVIFEHLGTDNEEKEWANYRLDEGKGVMMWGIMTHQYNELTMGQNGDRNIDRIGHNARTGYNGPRVMGYPESHDEERLMYKNLQYGNTSNSSHNVQDLNTALSRMSALAAVSVMVPGPKMIWHFGELGMNNSIFTCNNGTVNTSDDATPGDCKLDTKPQPQWANNWLTDAVRAQIYEDWSKLHKLKIEEPVFEGSYTMSSGDFTPRIDVFDTSIPTTELRNVIILANFDVNTQTVNTNFPTGVTATWYDLMDATGNTTVSNSTTTISIPAGQFRILGNRPSSVLSIDNEVLSVFTIYPNPTQSSFNINSNVSNIEIYDLTGKMVKSFKGDFTKNDTFDISSLNTGMYIIKVEDSNKTKTTKLVKL from the coding sequence ATGAAAAAGATTTACATATTTACATTACTTGCTATATTTTCCTTAGTAGGCTATAGTCAAGTTACAATAACACCAAATCCGTTTGAGGTTGACGAGTCTATCACTATTACACTAAATGTAAACAGTACAGCTACTGATTGTAATGGGCTTAGTAACCCTTCAAAAGTATATTTACACTCTGGTGTAGGTGATACCACAGACCCTTGGACTCATGTAGTGGGTAATTGGGGAATGGATGATGGAATTGGAGAAATGACAAACCAAGGAGGTGGTATTTGGACCATTAGCTTTGTACCTGAAACTTATTATGGTCTCAGTGCATCAGAAGCTGCAAATGTGGTTAGAATGGGTATGGTTTTTAGAAGTGCTGATGGCTCTCAAGAACTTAAAGCCAATGGCTGCCAAGATTTCTTTTTTGATGTTGGTACCTTCCAGATGAGTCTATCTTCACCAAGTTCTGAAACAACAATACTAAATTCTGGAGAAAGCCTAAGCATATCTGCCTCTAATATTGGTGGACCTGCCACCTATACATTATCTGCAAATGGTTCTGTTATTGATACTGCTAATTTTATTTCGAGTTATTCATATACAGATATGAATATTACCGAAAACAAAAACTACGAATTAACAGCAACCTTAAATGGTACAACAATTACAAGAACTTTTAGCGTATTGGTAGATCCTGGTTCTAATTTTGGTATAATGACCACTGACTATGAAGATGGCATCAATTATATTGATGACAATACTGCTTTATTGGTATTATATGCCACAGGTAAAGATTTTGTGTATTTAGCTGGTAGTTTTAACAACTATCAACCTGATGCATCTTATGCAATGAAAAAAGACCCAACAAGAAACAACAAGTTTTGGATTGAGTTAACAGGACTAACGCCTGGCCAGATCGAAACCTATCAATATTGGGTAGTGGATAAAACTCCTGTAGCAAACTCACCTACTTTGGTTAAAACTGCTGACCCATACTCTACATTAGTCCTTTCTCCTTTTGATGATCCTTATATTTCTACAGCTTCTTATCCAAACATGCCTACATATCCTGCAGGTCAAGAAAGAGAAGTAACCGTTTTACAAACCGGACAAACACCATACAACTGGCAGGTAACTGATTTCGAAAAACCAAAAAAAGAAGACTTAATTGTTTACGAACTCTTGGTTAGAGATTTTGATGCCGACAGAAACTATCAAGATATCATTGATAGAATAGATTACTTCAAAAACTTAAACATCAATGCCATAGAATTAATGCCTGTTATGGAGTACGAAGGCAACGAAAGTTGGGGCTATAACACCTCTTTTCACATGGCTTTAGATAAATTCTACGGAACAGAAGAAAAATTCAAAGAACTTATCGATGTTTGCCACCAAAATGGCATTGCCGTAATATTGGATTTAGCTTTTAATCACGCTTTTGGAAGAAACCCAATGGTGCGCATGTGGATGGACGATCCTGATGGAGATGGTTGGGGTGGACCAAGTTCAGACAACCCATATTTCAACCAAGTAGCAACGCATACTTATAGTGTTGGTAATGATTTTGACCATTCTAATCCACGCACTAAAGACTTCGTAAAAAGCACATTAAAACATTGGATTCAAGAGTTTAAAATAGATGGGATACGCTGGGATCTTACCAAAGGATTTACTCAAAATTGCTCTGCTAGTAACGAAGGCTGTACAAATAGCTACCAACAAGATAGAGTTGATGTACTAAAAGAATATGCTGATTACTCTTGGTCTTTAGACCCAGATCATTATGTGATTTTTGAGCATTTAGGCACTGACAATGAAGAAAAAGAATGGGCAAATTACCGCCTTGATGAAGGTAAAGGCGTTATGATGTGGGGAATTATGACTCATCAGTACAATGAATTAACCATGGGACAGAATGGAGATAGAAATATAGATAGAATTGGTCATAATGCTCGTACAGGATACAATGGACCAAGAGTGATGGGTTATCCTGAAAGTCACGATGAAGAACGTTTAATGTATAAGAATCTTCAATATGGAAACACAAGTAATAGCAGCCATAACGTTCAAGATTTAAATACAGCACTATCACGCATGTCGGCTTTAGCTGCTGTATCGGTTATGGTTCCTGGACCAAAAATGATTTGGCATTTTGGAGAATTAGGAATGAACAATTCCATATTCACATGTAATAATGGTACAGTAAACACCTCTGATGATGCCACACCTGGCGATTGTAAGTTAGACACTAAACCACAACCGCAATGGGCTAATAACTGGTTAACAGATGCTGTAAGAGCGCAGATTTACGAAGATTGGTCTAAATTACATAAGCTTAAAATTGAAGAACCTGTTTTTGAAGGCAGCTACACTATGTCTTCAGGTGATTTTACACCTAGAATAGATGTTTTTGACACCTCTATTCCTACAACTGAACTTCGAAATGTTATAATTTTAGCAAACTTTGATGTTAATACGCAAACCGTTAACACTAATTTCCCTACTGGCGTAACAGCTACATGGTATGATTTAATGGATGCAACTGGTAATACTACGGTTTCAAATTCAACAACAACTATATCAATACCTGCTGGTCAGTTTAGAATCCTTGGAAATAGACCATCGAGTGTTCTAAGTATAGACAACGAAGTACTATCAGTATTTACAATATACCCTAACCCAACTCAATCGTCATTCAATATAAACTCTAATGTTTCTAATATTGAAATTTATGATTTAACCGGAAAAATGGTGAAATCTTTTAAAGGTGATTTTACTAAAAATGACACCTTTGATATTTCTAGTTTAAACACAGGAATGTACATTATAAAAGTTGAGGATAGTAATAAAACTAAGACAACTAAGTTAGTCAAGCTCTAA
- a CDS encoding toxin-antitoxin system YwqK family antitoxin, translating into MMYKHLLFVLLSISIISSSFAQLKQHKTYYDNGKVEEEGQYKNDKTHGTWKYYYDDGQLYAIENYDEGVKVGEWVSYYENGQLETKANYVNGVPNGLALAYFEDGSLQGRATIINGVLEGDYIAYEDVDKIREKGTYKNGEKVGLWIENKYYSNGNFKEEAQYLDGKKHGSHKKYYENGQIALIANYKNDIADGPYKEYNKDGTLSETGEALNGERHGVRKEYRYGELSELTTYNNGQKEGRYEDWNIDKKQLKEEGFYKNDEKSGYWKLYDSYGNIEEEGPYKKDEKNGYWKIYLTNHHSKKYRIYSEGNYVNGERDGKWIFYNRNEEQEYYTIYKNGDEVEKVKDGIEYISKYDETDNSYYTEGEKHYKNNKLIKTIKYIIKGNTIVDKEVWVNGKLESKASEGYEKRIDYYKIYFKNKCSKKAQVALRILDMKTDNWTTKAWFNLQTNEEGYLADTKNAIFYYYAEDSTGSYWGGEHRKNVDGRQFGFKKIDMSSNGKGKYFITLTCD; encoded by the coding sequence ATGATGTACAAACACCTTCTATTTGTATTGCTTTCTATTTCAATTATTTCATCATCATTTGCTCAACTAAAACAACATAAGACCTATTACGATAACGGTAAGGTTGAGGAAGAAGGCCAATATAAAAACGACAAAACACATGGCACCTGGAAGTATTATTACGATGACGGTCAACTATATGCTATTGAGAATTATGATGAGGGTGTAAAGGTTGGTGAATGGGTTTCATACTACGAAAATGGTCAGTTGGAAACCAAAGCAAACTACGTAAATGGTGTACCAAATGGATTAGCACTAGCCTATTTTGAAGATGGTAGCCTACAAGGAAGAGCAACTATTATCAATGGTGTTTTAGAAGGTGACTATATTGCATATGAAGACGTTGACAAAATAAGGGAAAAAGGCACTTATAAAAATGGCGAAAAGGTAGGCTTATGGATTGAAAACAAGTACTATTCTAATGGAAATTTTAAAGAAGAAGCACAATATTTAGACGGAAAAAAGCATGGATCTCATAAAAAGTATTATGAAAACGGACAAATTGCGTTAATAGCCAATTACAAAAATGATATTGCTGATGGTCCTTACAAAGAATACAATAAAGATGGTACTTTATCAGAGACTGGAGAAGCTCTCAACGGTGAGCGCCATGGTGTAAGAAAAGAATACAGATACGGAGAACTTAGCGAACTTACCACCTACAACAACGGCCAAAAAGAAGGAAGATACGAAGATTGGAACATTGACAAAAAACAACTAAAAGAAGAAGGCTTTTACAAAAACGACGAAAAGTCTGGCTATTGGAAATTATATGATTCTTATGGCAATATTGAAGAAGAAGGTCCTTATAAAAAAGATGAAAAAAATGGGTATTGGAAAATTTACTTAACCAACCACCACTCCAAAAAATATAGAATATACAGTGAAGGCAACTACGTTAATGGCGAACGAGATGGCAAATGGATTTTTTACAATAGAAACGAAGAGCAAGAATACTACACAATATACAAAAACGGTGATGAAGTTGAAAAAGTAAAAGACGGTATTGAATATATCTCTAAATACGACGAAACTGATAATAGTTACTACACCGAAGGTGAAAAACATTACAAAAACAACAAACTTATTAAAACCATTAAATATATTATAAAAGGCAATACTATAGTAGATAAAGAAGTTTGGGTAAATGGCAAGTTAGAATCTAAAGCAAGTGAAGGCTATGAAAAGCGTATAGATTATTACAAAATCTACTTTAAAAATAAATGCAGTAAAAAAGCACAAGTAGCACTGCGTATTTTAGATATGAAAACAGATAACTGGACTACCAAAGCATGGTTTAATCTACAAACAAACGAAGAAGGTTACCTTGCCGATACTAAAAATGCCATTTTCTATTACTATGCTGAAGACAGTACAGGTAGTTATTGGGGCGGAGAACATCGTAAAAATGTTGATGGTCGCCAGTTTGGATTTAAAAAAATTGACATGTCTTCTAATGGAAAAGGTAAATATTTTATCACGCTTACCTGTGACTAA
- a CDS encoding phage integrase SAM-like domain-containing protein → MATINYLLQSTSNNAPIYLRLSLKRNAVYKRKTGLSINPKEWNKDKKQPKQTTAQNKNLTFDLRKLKDKIFDKVNEAQTKGEIINGTWLQYQIDLHFERIAENKKSEYVIDIIQSLIDNADLRKNSKGGIGLSKSRKDSYKSLKRIFTSFQKNKSYKVKEVNKKLADDFLRFMLTECNYSKSYATKKIADLKTVCFEAESEGIKVNSQLRKIKSLKVKNDFVIYLSELELINIKDLELSSEALQNARKWLLLGCNIGQRGGDLLNLTENNFITRNGYDVIELKQQKTGKNITIPVLPTTKEIIETGLPYKISIQKFNKYIKDICKLAEINAEVEGKLLDKESKRKKQGFYPKHKLITSHICRRSFATNNYGKLPTALIMQITGHSTEKMFLNYIGKDSLDFAQQIADYYALQSIKDKKEPQLKIVKNL, encoded by the coding sequence ATGGCAACAATAAACTATTTACTACAAAGCACAAGCAACAACGCACCGATTTATTTAAGATTATCGCTAAAGAGAAATGCTGTTTACAAACGCAAAACAGGCTTATCAATCAATCCTAAAGAATGGAACAAAGACAAAAAGCAACCCAAACAAACGACTGCACAAAACAAAAATCTTACTTTCGATTTAAGAAAACTAAAAGACAAAATCTTTGACAAGGTAAATGAAGCACAAACAAAAGGCGAGATTATTAATGGAACATGGCTACAATATCAAATCGACTTGCACTTTGAAAGGATAGCAGAAAACAAAAAAAGCGAATATGTTATCGACATAATTCAAAGCCTAATCGATAACGCTGATTTACGCAAGAACTCTAAAGGCGGTATTGGTTTATCTAAAAGCAGAAAAGACTCTTACAAGTCATTAAAAAGGATATTTACATCATTTCAGAAAAACAAATCCTATAAAGTAAAAGAGGTAAACAAAAAACTTGCTGATGATTTTCTCAGATTTATGCTCACTGAGTGTAATTATTCAAAATCCTATGCTACAAAAAAAATAGCTGATTTAAAGACCGTTTGCTTTGAGGCTGAGTCAGAAGGAATAAAAGTAAACTCACAATTAAGAAAAATAAAAAGTCTTAAGGTAAAGAACGATTTTGTAATCTATTTAAGCGAGTTAGAATTGATTAATATAAAAGACTTAGAGTTATCATCAGAAGCACTTCAAAACGCACGTAAATGGCTTTTATTAGGCTGTAATATAGGTCAAAGAGGTGGTGATTTACTTAATCTTACCGAAAATAATTTCATTACTAGAAATGGATATGACGTTATTGAACTGAAACAACAAAAGACAGGCAAAAACATAACAATTCCAGTATTACCAACAACAAAAGAAATTATTGAAACTGGATTACCTTACAAGATATCAATTCAGAAGTTCAACAAATACATAAAAGATATTTGCAAACTCGCTGAAATCAATGCTGAGGTCGAAGGAAAACTACTAGACAAAGAAAGCAAAAGAAAAAAGCAAGGCTTTTATCCTAAACATAAGTTAATTACCAGCCATATTTGTAGACGCTCATTTGCTACAAACAACTATGGAAAATTACCGACTGCATTAATAATGCAAATTACTGGACACAGTACAGAAAAAATGTTCCTTAATTACATAGGGAAAGACTCTTTAGACTTTGCTCAACAAATTGCAGATTATTATGCTTTACAGTCCATAAAAGATAAAAAAGAACCTCAACTAAAGATTGTAAAAAATCTTTAA
- a CDS encoding helix-turn-helix domain-containing protein — MSTKSIQFVQVTPEQLQEAIIDGVKIQLNDLKQHFKPKEPTEYLTRAEVSEMLKIDVSSVYNWTKRGILIPYQISGRIYFKRADIENAIVKLKN; from the coding sequence ATGAGTACAAAAAGTATTCAGTTTGTTCAGGTAACACCAGAACAACTACAAGAAGCCATAATTGATGGTGTGAAAATTCAATTAAACGACCTTAAGCAACATTTTAAACCAAAAGAGCCTACTGAGTATCTTACAAGAGCTGAAGTCTCAGAAATGCTTAAAATTGATGTTAGTTCTGTTTACAATTGGACTAAACGAGGCATTCTAATACCTTACCAAATATCAGGTCGCATTTATTTCAAACGTGCTGATATTGAAAACGCAATCGTTAAACTTAAAAATTAA
- a CDS encoding helix-turn-helix domain-containing protein produces MKSLNKFKNILTNPNFDIEHETQMVQSRILSSILEIMDEKEYNQSDLERLTGLSQPFLSSIFNNKKKLSMRHIALIQEALGVILQPPTALSKEAHNNKFYNENDEPLETAKFIWVSENFKDKNPLKNRVYSSCAYSLVVNECQSSYKVSSKNTITGVIRKSTKQRIIEGKIIKSGKEIKTYG; encoded by the coding sequence ATGAAATCATTGAATAAATTCAAAAACATTCTTACAAACCCGAATTTCGATATTGAACATGAAACTCAAATGGTACAATCACGTATTTTAAGTTCCATACTCGAGATAATGGATGAAAAAGAATATAATCAATCAGATTTAGAAAGACTTACAGGTTTAAGTCAACCTTTTTTAAGTAGTATATTTAACAATAAAAAGAAATTGAGCATGAGGCATATTGCCTTAATTCAAGAAGCTCTAGGTGTTATACTACAACCACCTACAGCTTTATCTAAAGAAGCTCACAACAATAAGTTTTATAATGAAAATGACGAACCTCTTGAAACTGCAAAATTTATTTGGGTTTCAGAAAATTTTAAAGATAAAAATCCATTGAAAAATAGAGTTTATTCTAGTTGTGCGTATAGCTTAGTCGTAAACGAATGCCAGTCCTCATATAAAGTCTCTTCAAAAAACACGATAACTGGTGTAATACGAAAAAGTACGAAACAACGCATCATTGAAGGAAAAATCATTAAGTCTGGAAAAGAAATAAAAACTTACGGTTAA
- the mutS gene encoding DNA mismatch repair protein MutS, translated as MAKKAKKETPLMKQYNAIKAKYPDALLLFRVGDFYETFGSDAVKASKILDIILTKRGAGSESETELAGFPHHSLNTYLPKLVRAGERVAICDQLEDPKQTKTIVKRGVTELVTPGVALNDDILHSKSNNFLCAVHFDKRFTGISFLDISTGEFLTSQGNAEYIDKLLQNFNPSEVLISKKCRKEFNDTFGNDFHTFYLEDWVFQADYANETLTKHFNTKTLKGFGVEDLYEGIIASGVVLHYLSETRHNKLEHIATISRIATDDYVWMDKFTIRNLELYHSTNANAVTLINVIDKTISAMGGRTLKRWLALPLKQADKIKQRHLVVKYLLEHDAALQKMQGQIKHIGDIERLISKIATTKVSPREVIQLKNSLEAIVPIKSVAESCDNEALKIIGSSLHNCDLLREKIKQTLNEEAPVNVLKGNTIAEGFSEELDELRGLSKSGKDYLDNMLERESERTGIPSLKIASNNVFGYYIEVRNTHKDKVPQEWVRKQTLVSAERYITEELKEYEAKILGAEERILAIEQQLFAELVNWMHQFIVQVQQNAQLIGQLDCLCGFASLAKTNNYSYPQIDDSFELDIKEGRHPVIEKQLPLGEAYIANDVYLDRETQQIIMITGPNMSGKSAILRQTALIVLLAQIGSFVPAEEARIGLVDKIFTRVGASDNISMGESTFMVEMNETASILNNISERSLVLLDEIGRGTSTYDGISIAWAISEYLHEHPAKPKTLFATHYHELNEMTETFTRIKNFNVAVKELKDNVLFVRKLVEGGSEHSFGIHVAKMAGMPQQVIRRANKILSKLEKSHSSEELTDKVKSLKDDMQLSFFNLDDPLLEEIKEEILHTDIDTLTPVEALMKLNEIKRMLIKKKQA; from the coding sequence TTGGCTAAAAAGGCAAAAAAAGAAACACCGTTAATGAAGCAATACAATGCTATAAAGGCAAAGTATCCTGATGCTTTATTATTGTTTAGGGTTGGTGATTTTTATGAAACTTTTGGTAGTGATGCCGTAAAGGCTTCAAAGATTTTAGATATCATTTTAACCAAGCGTGGTGCAGGTAGTGAGAGCGAAACAGAACTTGCGGGTTTCCCGCATCATTCGCTAAATACCTATCTTCCTAAGTTGGTAAGAGCAGGTGAGCGTGTTGCTATATGCGATCAGTTAGAAGATCCTAAGCAAACCAAAACTATTGTGAAACGTGGTGTAACTGAATTGGTAACACCAGGTGTAGCTCTAAATGATGATATTTTACACTCTAAGTCTAATAACTTTTTGTGTGCGGTTCATTTTGATAAACGTTTTACAGGAATTTCATTTTTAGATATCTCAACAGGTGAGTTTTTAACCTCTCAAGGCAATGCTGAATATATAGATAAGTTGCTTCAAAACTTTAATCCGAGTGAAGTTCTTATTTCAAAAAAATGCCGAAAAGAATTTAATGACACTTTTGGTAACGACTTTCATACCTTTTATCTAGAAGATTGGGTGTTTCAGGCAGATTATGCCAACGAGACACTTACCAAGCATTTTAATACAAAAACACTAAAAGGTTTTGGTGTTGAGGATTTGTATGAAGGTATTATTGCTTCTGGTGTTGTACTTCATTATTTGAGTGAAACACGACACAATAAATTAGAGCATATTGCCACGATTTCTAGAATTGCCACAGATGATTATGTGTGGATGGATAAATTCACCATTAGAAATTTAGAGTTGTACCATTCTACTAATGCCAATGCGGTGACTTTAATCAACGTTATCGACAAAACGATTTCTGCAATGGGAGGTCGTACCTTAAAGCGTTGGTTAGCATTACCATTAAAACAAGCCGATAAGATAAAGCAACGACACCTAGTGGTTAAGTATTTGTTGGAGCATGATGCTGCGCTTCAAAAAATGCAAGGACAGATAAAGCATATAGGCGATATAGAACGTCTTATTTCTAAGATTGCTACGACTAAAGTGAGTCCACGAGAAGTTATTCAACTTAAAAACTCTTTAGAAGCTATTGTGCCAATAAAATCGGTAGCTGAAAGTTGCGACAATGAAGCTCTAAAAATTATTGGAAGTAGTTTACATAATTGCGATTTGCTTCGCGAAAAAATAAAGCAAACCTTAAATGAAGAAGCACCTGTAAATGTTTTAAAAGGTAATACTATTGCCGAAGGGTTTTCAGAAGAGCTCGATGAGCTTAGAGGATTATCAAAGTCTGGCAAAGACTACTTAGATAATATGCTAGAGCGTGAGAGTGAGCGTACAGGTATACCATCTCTTAAAATTGCTTCAAATAATGTGTTTGGCTATTATATAGAAGTACGAAATACACATAAAGACAAAGTGCCGCAAGAATGGGTGCGAAAGCAAACATTGGTAAGTGCAGAGCGTTACATTACCGAAGAGTTAAAAGAATACGAGGCTAAAATATTAGGTGCTGAAGAACGTATTCTGGCCATAGAGCAACAGTTATTTGCTGAGTTGGTAAACTGGATGCATCAATTTATCGTTCAGGTGCAACAGAATGCACAATTAATAGGTCAGTTAGATTGTTTATGCGGTTTTGCGAGTTTGGCTAAGACCAATAATTATAGTTATCCTCAAATAGACGACAGTTTTGAATTAGACATTAAAGAAGGACGCCATCCTGTTATAGAAAAACAATTGCCACTCGGCGAAGCTTATATCGCTAACGATGTTTATCTCGATAGGGAAACACAGCAAATAATTATGATTACTGGACCAAACATGTCTGGTAAATCAGCTATTTTAAGACAGACAGCTTTAATTGTTTTGTTGGCACAAATAGGAAGTTTTGTGCCTGCTGAGGAAGCTAGAATTGGACTTGTAGATAAGATTTTTACACGTGTTGGTGCCAGCGATAATATTTCTATGGGTGAATCTACATTTATGGTAGAGATGAATGAAACGGCATCTATCCTTAATAATATTTCTGAGCGTAGTTTGGTATTGTTAGATGAAATAGGACGAGGTACGAGTACTTACGATGGTATTTCAATAGCCTGGGCAATAAGCGAATATTTACACGAGCATCCTGCAAAGCCCAAAACGCTTTTTGCTACGCATTACCATGAGCTTAATGAGATGACAGAAACATTCACTAGAATAAAAAACTTTAATGTTGCTGTTAAAGAGTTAAAAGACAACGTTCTTTTTGTTAGAAAGCTTGTTGAGGGTGGAAGCGAGCATAGTTTTGGAATTCATGTAGCTAAAATGGCAGGTATGCCTCAGCAAGTTATTAGACGCGCAAATAAAATTCTTTCTAAACTTGAAAAATCACATTCTAGTGAAGAATTAACCGATAAGGTAAAGTCTTTAAAAGACGATATGCAGTTGAGTTTCTTTAATTTAGATGATCCTTTACTAGAAGAAATCAAAGAAGAAATTCTACATACAGATATAGATACATTAACACCAGTTGAAGCATTAATGAAACTCAATGAAATTAAGCGAATGCTGATCAAGAAAAAACAAGCTTAA